In the genome of Hymenobacter taeanensis, one region contains:
- a CDS encoding helix-turn-helix domain-containing protein, producing the protein MFSAARISAIRKSKGLSQEVLAEQSGVSLRTIQRVEQGDTVPRGFTLQALATALEVPLEAFRLEPEVPLATAAEVVPAPASMPAAALPHPDPQFLQLLNLSALSFLVFPLLNLVVPWVLWRKHRHDVEDVAEVGRRVLGFQILWQVLCFLSYGLAAVAQLWAHLYHLTFPNLFVWVFLSSYLLNLVMVCYNGWKLRQGDLNIYPFRL; encoded by the coding sequence ATGTTTTCTGCCGCTCGTATTTCCGCTATCCGCAAGAGTAAAGGGTTGTCGCAGGAAGTGTTGGCGGAGCAGTCGGGGGTGAGCTTGCGCACCATTCAGCGGGTAGAACAAGGCGACACCGTGCCGCGCGGTTTCACCCTGCAAGCCCTGGCCACTGCCCTGGAAGTACCACTTGAAGCCTTCAGGTTGGAGCCGGAAGTCCCCCTAGCTACTGCCGCCGAGGTAGTGCCCGCGCCCGCCTCTATGCCTGCTGCGGCACTCCCCCACCCCGATCCGCAGTTTCTGCAGTTGCTCAACCTGAGTGCCCTAAGCTTTCTGGTATTTCCGTTGCTGAATTTGGTGGTGCCGTGGGTACTTTGGCGCAAGCACCGCCACGATGTTGAGGACGTGGCGGAGGTAGGACGGCGGGTACTGGGGTTCCAGATTCTATGGCAAGTGCTCTGCTTCCTGAGCTACGGGTTGGCGGCAGTAGCTCAGCTATGGGCGCACTTATATCACCTCACGTTTCCCAACCTTTTTGTGTGGGTGTTCCTCAGCAGCTACTTACTGAACTTGGTAATGGTGTGCTATAACGGCTGGAAATTACGACAAGGTGACCTCAATATTTATCCTTTTCGGCTCTAG
- a CDS encoding SPASM domain-containing protein: protein MASLLSDALNFVSKTSPGRLWNATQVTGGYLLSKLTGKARHWGLPVALSFEPTTSCNLRCPECPSGLRSFTRPTGMLPDELFKKTIDEVASRLWYLIFYFQGEPYLHPNFLDLVKYAADKGIYTATSTNAHYLNDRNAKRTVESGLDRLIISLDGTTQEVYQQYRVGGKIDKVLEGTKNLIKWRRELKSQTPRVVFQFLVVRPNEHQIEEAKQLAKELGVDDVWFKTAQIYDYHNGSPLIPTIDYYSRYENQGNGTWSIKNKLVNHCWKMWHSCVVTWDGLVVPCCFDKDAEYRLGDLKQQTFRQLWHGTKYQQFRASLLKGRDQIEMCRNCTEGTKVWG from the coding sequence ATGGCTTCCCTCCTCTCCGACGCACTCAACTTCGTTTCTAAAACCTCACCGGGCAGGCTTTGGAATGCCACGCAGGTTACGGGTGGTTACCTGCTGAGTAAGCTCACGGGCAAAGCGCGGCACTGGGGCTTGCCCGTGGCGCTGTCGTTTGAGCCCACTACGAGCTGTAACCTACGCTGCCCGGAGTGCCCAAGTGGCCTACGCTCCTTCACGCGGCCCACCGGCATGCTCCCCGATGAGCTGTTTAAAAAGACCATCGACGAGGTAGCCTCGCGCCTCTGGTACCTGATTTTCTACTTCCAGGGCGAGCCGTACCTGCATCCCAACTTCCTGGATCTGGTGAAGTACGCCGCTGATAAGGGTATTTACACGGCCACCAGCACCAACGCCCACTATCTCAACGACAGGAACGCCAAGCGCACCGTGGAGAGTGGCCTAGACCGCCTCATCATCTCCCTTGATGGCACTACCCAAGAGGTGTACCAGCAGTACCGGGTGGGCGGCAAAATAGATAAGGTGCTGGAAGGCACGAAGAACCTGATTAAGTGGCGGCGGGAGCTGAAGTCGCAGACGCCGCGGGTTGTGTTTCAGTTTCTGGTGGTGCGGCCCAATGAGCACCAGATTGAGGAGGCCAAGCAGCTAGCCAAGGAGCTGGGCGTAGATGATGTGTGGTTTAAAACCGCCCAGATCTATGACTACCACAACGGCTCCCCCCTCATTCCCACCATCGACTACTACTCACGTTACGAAAACCAGGGCAATGGCACCTGGAGCATCAAGAACAAGCTGGTAAACCACTGCTGGAAGATGTGGCACTCCTGCGTAGTCACCTGGGATGGCCTGGTGGTGCCCTGCTGCTTTGACAAAGACGCCGAGTACCGCCTCGGCGATCTAAAGCAGCAGACCTTCCGCCAGCTCTGGCACGGTACCAAGTACCAGCAGTTCCGAGCCTCCCTGCTCAAAGGCCGCGACCAGATTGAGATGTGCCGCAACTGCACCGAGGGTACCAAGGTGTGGGGCTAG
- a CDS encoding TlpA family protein disulfide reductase produces the protein MPFKSHIVAALLLVGLLVAPLVSRAQGTVVLTGKVNGRTADTVAVSIHENPLDPKEQITYARLDDKGEFRMAVKVEGPTRADLVYGDDVANLFLEPGNQLDIRFKGSDMASTVRFKGKGAETNAYLAEVDEKFIENDGFQVLPDNIMLYEPGFLSFLDYRRKEERKFLDGYIQDNQLSQAFKNFAKAEIEYSYANDRLTFQDLREQVVATESRLKLSSSYYEFLNDKALINSPASVNSGMYQEFLLNYIHYTAESSGKRRSDPDFYQVCYDLAKNQLTGPVKPIIMGRVLQESFRFGHVKQSAAMLADFKEADPQNQYYPILQQDFEAHKAFAIGSPAPDFSLTSSTGDTVSLKQLAGKLVYINFWRTTSGLALRDLPYAADLAKKFDGKNIVFLNIALDENEGAWKQLVLTKRLPGTHVRASGGLRSVVAKAYGVQDVPAYFLLAEDGTFLNTKPKRLSSRAAVDEIKESFGKANTYSSTLPAGSK, from the coding sequence ATGCCCTTTAAATCTCACATAGTTGCTGCTCTGCTTTTGGTCGGGCTTCTGGTTGCTCCGCTTGTGAGCAGGGCCCAGGGCACAGTGGTGCTGACGGGCAAGGTGAACGGGCGCACCGCCGATACAGTGGCTGTATCTATTCACGAGAATCCGCTGGATCCGAAGGAGCAGATTACCTACGCCCGCCTCGACGATAAAGGAGAGTTCCGGATGGCCGTAAAGGTGGAGGGCCCTACCCGCGCCGATTTAGTGTACGGGGATGACGTGGCCAACCTGTTTCTGGAACCCGGTAATCAGCTGGATATTCGCTTTAAAGGCTCTGATATGGCCAGCACCGTGCGCTTCAAAGGCAAGGGGGCTGAAACCAATGCCTACCTAGCGGAAGTGGACGAGAAGTTTATCGAGAACGATGGCTTTCAGGTGCTCCCCGATAACATCATGCTCTATGAGCCCGGCTTCCTCTCGTTTCTGGACTATCGGCGCAAGGAAGAGCGTAAGTTCCTCGACGGCTACATTCAGGATAATCAGCTGAGCCAGGCTTTCAAGAACTTCGCCAAAGCCGAGATAGAGTATAGCTACGCCAACGACCGGCTAACCTTTCAGGACTTGCGCGAGCAGGTAGTGGCCACCGAGAGCCGCCTGAAATTGTCGTCCTCTTACTATGAGTTCCTGAACGATAAGGCGCTTATCAATAGCCCGGCATCGGTGAACAGTGGCATGTATCAGGAGTTTTTACTCAACTACATTCACTACACCGCCGAAAGCAGCGGCAAGCGTCGCTCCGACCCTGACTTTTATCAGGTGTGCTATGACTTGGCCAAGAACCAGCTAACCGGCCCAGTTAAGCCCATCATTATGGGGCGGGTGCTGCAGGAGTCGTTCCGATTTGGGCACGTGAAACAGTCGGCCGCTATGCTGGCCGATTTTAAGGAGGCTGATCCGCAGAATCAGTACTATCCAATTCTGCAGCAGGATTTTGAGGCCCATAAAGCCTTTGCTATTGGTTCGCCCGCTCCCGATTTCAGCCTTACTTCCTCTACTGGCGATACGGTTAGCCTGAAACAACTGGCTGGTAAGCTGGTGTACATCAACTTCTGGCGCACCACCAGTGGCCTAGCCCTGCGCGATTTGCCTTACGCCGCTGACCTGGCCAAGAAGTTTGATGGCAAAAATATTGTGTTCCTCAACATTGCCCTCGACGAAAATGAAGGGGCCTGGAAACAACTGGTGCTAACCAAGCGCCTGCCCGGTACTCACGTGCGGGCCAGCGGTGGCCTTCGCTCCGTAGTTGCCAAGGCTTATGGGGTGCAGGATGTGCCCGCTTACTTTCTGCTGGCCGAAGATGGTACGTTTCTGAATACCAAGCCCAAGCGCCTGAGCAGCCGGGCTGCCGTGGACGAAATCAAGGAGTCGTTTGGTAAGGCCAACACCTACAGTAGCACTTTGCCTGCCGGCAGTAAATAA
- the radA gene encoding DNA repair protein RadA, with translation MAKIKTLYFCQNCGAQSAKWIGRCPSCGEWNTYVEEVIEKPDTATAAGAWKASTSVGSTTTKAAKPKPLGDILYEEESRLNTHDGELNRVLGGGLVPGSLVLIGGEPGIGKSTLMLQIAMHMGNLRILYVSGEESEQQIKMRAERLGKQHPNLYILTETGTQNIFRQIDQLQPNVVIIDSIQTLHSSLVEAGAGSVSQVRECTTELLKYAKDTGVPVLLIGHITKDGSIAGPKILEHMVDTVLQFEGDRHLSYRLLRTVKNRFGSTSELGIYEMQGSGLRQVSNPSEILLSQRTESLSGMAIGATLEGNRPLLVEVQALVTPATYGTPQRSSTGFDAKRLQMLLAVLEKRSGLRLGQHDVFLNIAGGLRLDDPALDLAVCAAVVSSLNDVPIAGEVCLAAEVGLSGEIRAVSRLDQRLSEAEKLGFAEMYISQFNARGLDIARYGIRVHPSGRLDEVLNGLFG, from the coding sequence ATGGCCAAAATCAAGACCCTATATTTTTGTCAGAATTGCGGTGCCCAATCTGCTAAGTGGATTGGCCGCTGCCCCTCCTGCGGCGAGTGGAACACCTATGTAGAAGAGGTAATTGAAAAGCCCGACACGGCCACGGCGGCCGGGGCCTGGAAGGCCTCTACTTCCGTGGGTAGCACCACTACCAAAGCCGCCAAACCCAAGCCCCTTGGCGATATTCTCTACGAAGAAGAGTCTCGTCTCAATACCCATGACGGCGAGCTAAACCGCGTGCTTGGGGGTGGCCTGGTACCTGGCTCACTAGTGCTTATTGGTGGCGAGCCAGGCATTGGCAAGAGCACCCTTATGCTCCAGATTGCCATGCACATGGGTAACCTGCGCATTCTGTATGTGTCAGGTGAGGAAAGCGAGCAGCAGATCAAGATGCGAGCTGAGCGCCTTGGGAAGCAGCACCCCAACCTCTACATTCTCACGGAAACGGGAACGCAGAATATCTTCCGGCAGATTGACCAGCTCCAGCCCAACGTGGTTATCATCGACTCCATCCAGACCCTGCACTCTTCGCTGGTAGAAGCGGGGGCTGGCTCAGTGAGTCAGGTGCGGGAGTGCACTACTGAGTTGCTGAAATATGCCAAGGATACGGGCGTGCCGGTGCTACTCATTGGCCACATTACTAAAGACGGTTCCATTGCCGGTCCCAAGATTCTGGAGCATATGGTGGATACGGTATTGCAGTTTGAGGGCGACCGTCACCTGAGCTACCGCTTGCTGCGCACGGTAAAAAACCGCTTCGGCTCCACCTCTGAGCTAGGGATTTATGAGATGCAGGGCAGTGGCCTACGGCAGGTTAGTAACCCCTCCGAGATTTTGCTGAGCCAGCGCACTGAGAGCCTGAGCGGTATGGCCATTGGGGCCACGCTGGAAGGCAACCGGCCCCTGCTGGTGGAGGTGCAGGCCCTAGTAACGCCTGCTACCTATGGCACTCCCCAGCGCAGCAGCACCGGCTTTGATGCCAAGCGCCTGCAGATGCTGCTGGCGGTGCTGGAAAAGCGCAGCGGCCTCCGCTTGGGCCAGCATGACGTGTTCCTGAACATTGCTGGTGGCCTCCGCCTCGATGACCCGGCTCTGGATCTGGCCGTATGCGCCGCCGTAGTCAGCAGCCTGAATGATGTGCCCATTGCCGGCGAAGTGTGCTTGGCGGCGGAAGTGGGCCTGAGCGGTGAAATTAGGGCCGTGAGCCGGCTTGATCAGCGCCTGTCAGAGGCCGAGAAGCTGGGCTTTGCCGAAATGTACATCTCCCAGTTCAATGCCCGTGGGCTTGATATTGCCCGCTACGGCATCCGCGTGCACCCTTCGGGCCGCCTAGATGAGGTCCTGAACGGGCTATTTGGCTGA
- a CDS encoding phage tail protein produces the protein MEPFIGEIMLFAGNFAPSGYALCQGQILSIAQNTALFSILGNTYGGDGQTTFALPDLRGRFPMQPGQGPGLSSRTLGEIGGTESVTLLSNQMPVHNHLLNAATSVGNSNSPSGNLLSNDGRGGTQFTSAGTANANMNAQSVAAAGGSQPHENMPPYLGINFCIALQGIFPPRD, from the coding sequence ATGGAGCCCTTCATTGGAGAAATCATGCTTTTTGCCGGCAACTTTGCGCCTAGTGGCTATGCATTATGCCAGGGACAAATACTGTCTATTGCTCAGAACACTGCCTTATTCTCCATATTAGGTAATACGTACGGTGGTGACGGTCAAACAACTTTTGCTTTGCCTGATTTGCGCGGCCGTTTTCCAATGCAACCAGGGCAAGGGCCCGGACTATCATCCCGCACTCTGGGAGAAATAGGTGGCACTGAATCGGTTACTCTACTTTCCAACCAGATGCCAGTTCACAATCACTTGTTGAATGCGGCCACATCTGTTGGTAACTCTAATTCGCCCAGTGGCAACCTTCTGAGTAACGACGGCCGGGGTGGCACTCAATTCACCTCAGCAGGTACGGCAAATGCGAACATGAATGCCCAGAGTGTAGCAGCGGCGGGCGGCAGTCAGCCTCACGAAAATATGCCACCGTACCTGGGCATCAACTTCTGTATTGCCCTACAAGGCATTTTTCCCCCACGCGACTAG
- a CDS encoding T9SS type A sorting domain-containing protein: MKFFYSLLGLGLLAEAGFAQNLANNGSILTVQSGATLYIPGALDNKAGSTLTNTGVVQVLGNLTNAGTLNSSGRVLLSGSAAQTLTAGGAALAQLEVNNGSSQGLTVPDNLTITQELKLTNGMVRTPASATISLTNTASVSGEATGRYVQGNLRVTRDNVSTATDFTNSATIGGNGQNLGRVEVTRTAGLTLAGTSYGTFGDSKSVDRIWTVTADQAPTGAVPITLSWLPDNDNGLTDFSRVLIWRQATQTAPWNGVGSVANASTTRSISSSTTVLGRFTVTNSANPLPVQLIAFRAEARAADVLLHWATASEKDNALFAIEVSTDGRLFQTVGQVAGRGTTSQQTSYTYTDARVSRYNADVLYYRLRQQDTDGTQSYSAVQVVRPLETEQAMALQAHPNPFSQELFARLVLPKAGLASIALHNTLGQVLFTRQLELPAGTSEVALPEADKLPQGVYLLVVRQANASRVVKVVRE, from the coding sequence ATGAAATTTTTCTACTCTCTTTTAGGGCTGGGTTTACTGGCAGAAGCGGGCTTTGCGCAAAACCTGGCTAACAACGGCAGCATCCTGACGGTGCAGTCGGGGGCAACGCTTTACATCCCGGGCGCACTGGACAATAAGGCGGGTAGCACACTTACCAACACGGGAGTTGTACAGGTGCTGGGTAACCTCACTAATGCGGGCACCTTGAATTCTTCGGGCCGGGTGTTACTAAGTGGCTCCGCAGCCCAAACTCTAACCGCTGGTGGCGCCGCGTTGGCGCAGCTGGAAGTGAACAACGGCAGCTCCCAGGGCCTTACGGTGCCCGATAACCTAACGATTACGCAGGAGCTGAAGCTGACAAATGGTATGGTGCGCACTCCCGCCAGCGCTACCATTAGCCTCACTAACACAGCCAGCGTATCGGGAGAGGCTACGGGCCGCTACGTACAGGGTAACCTGCGCGTGACACGTGATAACGTAAGTACTGCCACCGATTTCACCAATAGCGCTACCATTGGCGGTAATGGCCAGAACTTAGGCCGTGTAGAAGTAACACGGACGGCCGGGCTAACGCTGGCCGGAACCAGCTACGGCACGTTTGGAGATTCTAAAAGTGTTGACAGAATCTGGACGGTAACCGCAGATCAGGCGCCCACTGGCGCAGTGCCCATTACGCTCTCATGGTTACCAGATAACGATAACGGCCTGACTGATTTCTCCCGGGTGCTCATCTGGCGCCAAGCTACTCAAACAGCTCCCTGGAATGGGGTAGGCTCAGTAGCTAACGCTTCTACTACGCGCAGCATTAGCTCCAGTACTACCGTTCTTGGCCGCTTTACCGTTACCAACTCTGCCAACCCGCTGCCTGTGCAGCTTATTGCCTTCAGGGCAGAGGCCAGGGCAGCAGATGTGCTGCTGCACTGGGCTACCGCCTCGGAGAAAGACAACGCCCTGTTTGCTATTGAGGTAAGCACAGATGGCAGGCTGTTTCAGACGGTAGGCCAGGTAGCTGGGCGCGGCACTACCAGCCAGCAAACCTCCTATACTTACACTGATGCTAGAGTAAGCCGTTACAACGCCGACGTGCTATACTACCGTTTGCGGCAGCAGGATACTGATGGCACTCAGTCTTATTCAGCGGTGCAGGTGGTGCGGCCGTTAGAAACAGAGCAGGCTATGGCGCTGCAGGCCCATCCTAATCCGTTCAGCCAGGAGTTGTTTGCCCGTTTGGTATTACCCAAAGCAGGCCTTGCCAGCATCGCGCTTCATAATACGCTGGGCCAGGTGCTGTTTACCCGCCAGCTAGAACTGCCCGCGGGCACTTCTGAAGTAGCCCTTCCGGAAGCTGATAAGCTACCGCAGGGGGTATACTTACTAGTTGTTCGGCAAGCCAATGCCTCGCGTGTTGTAAAGGTGGTGCGGGAATAG
- a CDS encoding sensor histidine kinase has protein sequence MPAATLTPNDLARVATFAELPPDTLQWLLDHGEVRTYASGDTVMSPGDPAEFMVVVLAGGLQFFSVRNGNREPIFRVEKGHVSGVLPYSRLRTIQGLGVATDATELLLLHRDNFPALEQISPELVQRLVGVMSDRARQEARGQERDDKLRALGKLSAGLAHELNNPAAAIMRAAEALNNRLRAKPGLLLELVRHCPEPNALADLAAVASNPPLTQATLSPLERSDREDELAEWLEEQNVPDGYALASGLLEAGLTLATLKPLIAALPEPSRPSALVWLEGQLTTLCLVRDVQEAGGRISTLVSNVKTYSHMDRAGDFAPLDVHAGLDSTVNILSYCMREEKVQLTRDYAPDLPLVKGQVSSLNQVWTNLLDNAIDAMPGGGQITLRTRLEGDFVLVSVTDNGPGIPPEVLPHILEPFYTTKPAGEGTGLGLDIAMRIVEQHDGRLEVKSEPGHTEFRVWLPAVK, from the coding sequence ATGCCTGCCGCTACTCTCACGCCCAATGATCTTGCCCGCGTAGCCACTTTCGCGGAGCTGCCTCCCGATACGCTGCAGTGGCTCCTCGACCACGGTGAGGTGCGCACTTACGCCTCCGGCGATACTGTCATGAGCCCCGGCGACCCTGCTGAGTTTATGGTGGTAGTGCTGGCGGGTGGCCTACAATTCTTTAGTGTGCGCAACGGCAACCGGGAGCCCATTTTTCGGGTTGAAAAAGGCCACGTGAGTGGGGTGCTGCCCTACTCGCGGCTGCGCACCATTCAGGGCCTGGGAGTGGCCACTGACGCTACCGAGCTGCTGCTGCTGCACCGCGACAATTTTCCCGCTTTAGAGCAAATTAGCCCTGAGCTGGTGCAGCGCCTGGTAGGGGTAATGAGCGACCGGGCCCGGCAGGAAGCCCGCGGCCAGGAGCGCGATGATAAGCTGCGGGCCCTGGGCAAGCTCTCGGCGGGCCTGGCTCACGAGCTCAACAACCCGGCGGCCGCTATCATGCGGGCCGCCGAAGCGCTGAATAACCGCCTGCGGGCCAAGCCCGGACTTTTATTGGAACTGGTGCGCCACTGCCCCGAGCCCAATGCCCTGGCCGATTTGGCGGCGGTAGCCTCTAACCCACCCCTTACGCAGGCTACCCTTTCCCCGCTGGAGCGCTCTGACCGGGAAGACGAGCTGGCCGAATGGCTGGAAGAGCAGAACGTGCCCGATGGCTACGCCCTTGCCTCAGGCTTGCTAGAAGCCGGCCTCACCCTTGCTACCCTCAAACCACTCATTGCGGCACTGCCCGAGCCTAGTCGGCCCTCAGCTTTGGTGTGGCTGGAAGGGCAGCTGACTACCCTTTGCCTGGTCCGCGACGTGCAGGAGGCCGGTGGCCGGATTAGCACCCTCGTCAGCAACGTAAAGACCTACAGCCACATGGACCGCGCCGGCGACTTCGCGCCCCTGGATGTGCACGCTGGCCTCGATAGCACCGTGAACATTCTCAGCTACTGCATGCGCGAGGAGAAGGTGCAGCTCACGCGGGACTATGCCCCTGACCTGCCGCTGGTGAAAGGCCAGGTGAGTAGCCTCAACCAGGTCTGGACCAACCTGCTTGATAACGCCATTGATGCTATGCCGGGCGGGGGCCAAATCACGCTCCGAACCCGGCTGGAAGGCGACTTCGTGCTGGTGTCGGTGACGGATAATGGGCCGGGCATTCCGCCCGAGGTGCTGCCTCACATTCTGGAGCCCTTCTACACTACTAAGCCCGCCGGCGAGGGTACCGGCCTGGGCCTTGATATTGCCATGCGCATTGTAGAGCAGCATGATGGCCGCCTGGAAGTAAAATCGGAGCCAGGCCACACTGAGTTTCGGGTGTGGCTGCCAGCGGTGAAATAG
- a CDS encoding FAD-dependent oxidoreductase, with the protein MAATKKPILLAVDDDAQVLNAIERDLRQEFRRDYRVLRASSGEEALSTIQELQQREEPLALVLADQRMPGLQGVELLEQTRQLFPDAKRVLLTAYADTEAAIRAINHARLDYYLIKPWDPPQELLYPTLHDLLASWQATYRPRFQGLRLIGFQWSPLSHELKDFLAGYMVAFQWFDFETNAEAQALLTRTGFTPADLPVVVFEDNTALSNPERSVVAERLGLPQKASQELYDVVVIGAGPAGLAAAVYGASEGLRTLVVERMAPGGQAGTSSRIENYLGFPTGLSGSELAHRAWSQAVRLGAELLAPQEVTGLRVQDGYKILTLGNDMEVKTRAVVLTTGVSYRTLEVPGIHQLTGAGVYYGAARTEARSCDEQDVYIVGGGNSAGQAAMYLATYARRVFIVIRGSSLAASMSAYLIDQIGQTPNIELLTHTQVAEVRGNDHLQEVVLNRNGQLEERPARALFIFIGAKPSTEWICNTVVCDGKGFLLTGRDLVTDPRYAESWKHSREPYLLETCVPGVFAAGDSRAGAMARVASAVGEGSMAIKFVHQYLDE; encoded by the coding sequence ATGGCTGCCACCAAAAAACCAATCTTGCTTGCCGTTGATGATGATGCGCAGGTGTTAAACGCCATTGAGCGCGACCTGCGTCAGGAGTTTCGCCGCGACTACCGGGTGCTGCGGGCCAGCTCCGGTGAAGAAGCCCTTTCTACCATTCAGGAGCTGCAGCAGCGCGAGGAGCCCCTGGCCCTGGTGCTGGCCGATCAGCGCATGCCGGGCCTGCAGGGCGTGGAGCTGCTGGAGCAAACCCGCCAGCTTTTCCCCGATGCCAAGCGCGTGCTCCTGACAGCCTACGCCGATACTGAGGCCGCCATCCGGGCCATTAACCACGCCCGCCTCGACTACTACCTCATTAAGCCCTGGGACCCGCCTCAGGAGCTGCTATACCCCACGCTTCACGATTTGCTGGCCTCCTGGCAGGCCACCTATCGCCCTCGCTTTCAGGGGCTGCGCCTGATCGGGTTTCAATGGTCGCCGCTTTCGCATGAGCTTAAGGACTTTCTGGCGGGCTATATGGTGGCTTTTCAGTGGTTTGATTTTGAAACGAATGCCGAGGCCCAGGCCCTGCTAACCCGCACCGGCTTTACCCCTGCCGATCTGCCAGTGGTAGTGTTCGAGGATAACACTGCCCTCTCTAACCCCGAGCGCAGCGTGGTAGCCGAGCGGCTAGGCCTGCCCCAGAAAGCCTCGCAGGAACTCTACGATGTGGTAGTAATTGGTGCTGGCCCGGCTGGGTTAGCGGCGGCCGTATATGGCGCTTCTGAGGGGCTTCGCACTCTGGTAGTAGAGCGCATGGCCCCCGGTGGGCAGGCCGGTACCAGCTCCCGTATTGAGAACTATCTGGGCTTCCCAACTGGCCTCAGTGGCAGCGAGTTGGCTCACCGGGCCTGGTCGCAGGCGGTTAGGCTGGGAGCCGAGCTATTAGCCCCGCAGGAAGTGACTGGCCTACGCGTGCAGGATGGCTACAAAATTCTCACGCTTGGCAACGACATGGAGGTGAAAACCCGCGCCGTGGTGCTGACCACCGGCGTGAGCTACCGCACCCTTGAAGTTCCGGGTATTCATCAGCTAACGGGCGCTGGCGTGTACTACGGCGCTGCCCGCACCGAGGCCCGCTCTTGTGATGAGCAGGACGTGTACATTGTAGGGGGTGGCAACTCGGCGGGGCAGGCGGCCATGTACCTGGCCACCTACGCGCGACGGGTGTTCATCGTGATTCGGGGTAGTTCGTTGGCGGCCTCTATGTCGGCGTACCTGATTGACCAGATCGGCCAAACGCCTAACATTGAGCTGCTAACCCACACGCAGGTAGCTGAGGTACGCGGCAACGACCACCTACAAGAGGTGGTGCTCAACCGCAATGGCCAACTGGAGGAGCGCCCGGCCCGGGCTTTGTTCATCTTTATTGGGGCCAAGCCCAGCACCGAGTGGATTTGCAACACGGTGGTGTGCGACGGCAAAGGCTTCCTGCTAACCGGCCGCGACCTGGTAACCGACCCGCGCTACGCCGAATCCTGGAAGCACTCGCGCGAGCCGTACCTGCTGGAAACCTGCGTGCCCGGCGTATTTGCCGCCGGCGACAGCCGGGCCGGTGCCATGGCCCGCGTAGCCTCGGCCGTAGGCGAAGGCAGCATGGCCATCAAGTTCGTGCACCAGTATTTGGATGAGTAA